One Spea bombifrons isolate aSpeBom1 chromosome 1, aSpeBom1.2.pri, whole genome shotgun sequence DNA window includes the following coding sequences:
- the CENPU gene encoding centromere protein U isoform X2, which produces MERGGKRRINRQPEGQDNTKTVPPKSPKQKSPYVKKMLIPPEISAILKEPEDLSQDYNEEDYFDPPFHSTAVYAEGEEPLEKEVSKEKSLKQQLLITSWTQQKSKIVATPRSESGKVVRNRTVQDKIIQKTPKATKKAESQVPDAELPHAVESPNSASAEATRPPPISPKENRQGKHTNKSLISRKALSKVKECAPTSGKMPKKAALASRATPKAKTKRRKSIQPQTSHTPRSPVQEPKPSRVTNSEDDVVEEEMNASCVPPKSSRRRRKSSNLVASKKKQSLAKERLDPHTPGSENSESEDQVPSKEPHRRPSNKDVTSNNAESQGSEDEASLSVSDNSAGLSQTLPNKNKRKPNGHQETPKKGQDKSPERKRKKLNINDLHTTVANKAVSKKVWSSTEVPRSSRDMNELDVVLFECEKVYEEYRETVDSNADMKAIDLFFACYKEQLTTSIEDVQKMKNIKKKNAKMQLEIGRKKKRLIEVKGEVIENESKLKQLQKTYKELQEKQSALKKAKEFLSGLGELRKDYLKFREENPEAKETYGMSSLPALLLQSQTIMNAEKHLHDINATLESFIAGEKDVC; this is translated from the exons ATGGAAAGAGGCGGGAAGCGGCGTATAAACAGACAG CCAGAAGGTCAAGATAATACCAAAACTGTGCCGCCGAAATCCCCAAAACAGAAGTCCccgtatgtgaaaaaaatgctcaTTCCTCCTGAAATTTCTGCTATTTTAAAGGAGCCTGAAGATTTATCACAGGATTACAACGAAGAGGATTATTTTG ACCCTCCTTTCCATAGCACAGCTGTGTATGCCGAGGGGGAGGAACCATTGGAAAAAGAAGTGTCTAAAGAAAAATCCCTCAAGCAACAGCTACTGATTACCTCCTGGACCCAACAGAAAAG TAAAATTGTTGCTACCCCTAGAAGTGAATCCGGGAAAGTTGTAAGAAATCGAACAGTACAGGACAAGATCATACAGAAAACTCCAAAG GCAACAAAGAAAGCAGAATCTCAGGTGCCAGATGCTGAGCTGCCTCATGCTGTTGAATCTCCCAACAGTGCGTCTGCAGAAGCAACTCGCCCACCACCGATCTCCCCTAAAGAGAACCGACAaggaaaacacacaaataaaagctTG ATATCACGAAAAGCACTATCCAAGGTGAAAGAATGTGCACCTACGTCAGGCAAAATGCCAAAGAAAGCAGCACTCGCATCTCGGGCAACTCCTAAAGCCAAAACTAAAAGACGAAAATCAATTCAACCTCAG ACATCACACACACCACGGTCTCCCGTGCAGGAACCCAAGCCTTCTCGTGTCACTAATTCTGAAGACGATGTAGTTGAAGAAGAAATGAATGCGTCGTGTGTTCCTCCTAAAAGCAGCAGGCGTAGAAGAAAATCAAGTAACCTTGTG gcatcaaaaaaaaagcaatctcTAGCGAAAGAACGTTTAGATCCTCATACACCTGGCTCTGAAAACAGTGAGTCCGAAGATCAAGTCCCTTCTAAAGAACCTCATAGAAGACCATCAAATAAAGATGTG ACATCGAACAATGCAGAATCCCAGGGGAGTGAGGATGAAGCCTCACTCAGCGTGTCTGATAATTCCGCAGGCCTGTCCCAGACCCTacctaacaaaaataaaaggaaacctAATGGCCATCAG GAGACTCCCAAAAAAGGGCAGGACAAATCCccagaaagaaaaaggaaaaagttaAACATAAATGATTTACATACAACAG TAGCCAACAAAGCTGTGTCCAAGAAGGTTTGGAGTTCAACAGAGGTGCCCAGATCGTCCAGAGACATGAATGAGCTGGATGTTGTGCTGTTTGAGTGTGAGAAAGTTTATGAAGAGTACAG AGAAACTGTTGATTCAAATGCCGATATGAAAGCAATTGATCTTTTCTTCGCTTGTTATAAAGAACAGCTCACAACATCC ATAGAAGATGTTCAGAAGATGAAAaacattaagaagaaaaatgcaAAG ATGCAACTGGAAATtggaaggaaaaagaaaagactgatTGAAGTCAAAGGTGAAGTGATAGA gaATGAGTCGAAGCTGAAGCAGCTCCAAAAGACCTACAAAGAGCTTCAGGAGAAACAATCTGCACTGAAAAAAGCAAAAGAGTTTCTCTCTGGTCTCGGAGAGCTGCGGAAAGACTACCTGAAGTTCAGAGAAGAAAACCCAGAAGCTAAAGAAACT TACGGGATGTCAAGCCTGCCTGCTCTTCTGCTACAATCGCAAACCATCATGAATGCAGAGAAACATCTCCATGATATTAACGCTACGCTGGAGAGTTTTATTGCAGGGGAGAAAGATGTGTGTTAA
- the CENPU gene encoding centromere protein U isoform X1, with protein sequence MERGGKRRINRQPEGQDNTKTVPPKSPKQKSPYVKKMLIPPEISAILKEPEDLSQDYNEEDYFDPPFHSTAVYAEGEEPLEKEVSKEKSLKQQLLITSWTQQKSKIVATPRSESGKVVRNRTVQDKIIQKTPKATKKAESQVPDAELPHAVESPNSASAEATRPPPISPKENRQGKHTNKSLISRKALSKVKECAPTSGKMPKKAALASRATPKAKTKRRKSIQPQQTSHTPRSPVQEPKPSRVTNSEDDVVEEEMNASCVPPKSSRRRRKSSNLVASKKKQSLAKERLDPHTPGSENSESEDQVPSKEPHRRPSNKDVTSNNAESQGSEDEASLSVSDNSAGLSQTLPNKNKRKPNGHQETPKKGQDKSPERKRKKLNINDLHTTVANKAVSKKVWSSTEVPRSSRDMNELDVVLFECEKVYEEYRETVDSNADMKAIDLFFACYKEQLTTSIEDVQKMKNIKKKNAKMQLEIGRKKKRLIEVKGEVIENESKLKQLQKTYKELQEKQSALKKAKEFLSGLGELRKDYLKFREENPEAKETYGMSSLPALLLQSQTIMNAEKHLHDINATLESFIAGEKDVC encoded by the exons ATGGAAAGAGGCGGGAAGCGGCGTATAAACAGACAG CCAGAAGGTCAAGATAATACCAAAACTGTGCCGCCGAAATCCCCAAAACAGAAGTCCccgtatgtgaaaaaaatgctcaTTCCTCCTGAAATTTCTGCTATTTTAAAGGAGCCTGAAGATTTATCACAGGATTACAACGAAGAGGATTATTTTG ACCCTCCTTTCCATAGCACAGCTGTGTATGCCGAGGGGGAGGAACCATTGGAAAAAGAAGTGTCTAAAGAAAAATCCCTCAAGCAACAGCTACTGATTACCTCCTGGACCCAACAGAAAAG TAAAATTGTTGCTACCCCTAGAAGTGAATCCGGGAAAGTTGTAAGAAATCGAACAGTACAGGACAAGATCATACAGAAAACTCCAAAG GCAACAAAGAAAGCAGAATCTCAGGTGCCAGATGCTGAGCTGCCTCATGCTGTTGAATCTCCCAACAGTGCGTCTGCAGAAGCAACTCGCCCACCACCGATCTCCCCTAAAGAGAACCGACAaggaaaacacacaaataaaagctTG ATATCACGAAAAGCACTATCCAAGGTGAAAGAATGTGCACCTACGTCAGGCAAAATGCCAAAGAAAGCAGCACTCGCATCTCGGGCAACTCCTAAAGCCAAAACTAAAAGACGAAAATCAATTCAACCTCAG CAGACATCACACACACCACGGTCTCCCGTGCAGGAACCCAAGCCTTCTCGTGTCACTAATTCTGAAGACGATGTAGTTGAAGAAGAAATGAATGCGTCGTGTGTTCCTCCTAAAAGCAGCAGGCGTAGAAGAAAATCAAGTAACCTTGTG gcatcaaaaaaaaagcaatctcTAGCGAAAGAACGTTTAGATCCTCATACACCTGGCTCTGAAAACAGTGAGTCCGAAGATCAAGTCCCTTCTAAAGAACCTCATAGAAGACCATCAAATAAAGATGTG ACATCGAACAATGCAGAATCCCAGGGGAGTGAGGATGAAGCCTCACTCAGCGTGTCTGATAATTCCGCAGGCCTGTCCCAGACCCTacctaacaaaaataaaaggaaacctAATGGCCATCAG GAGACTCCCAAAAAAGGGCAGGACAAATCCccagaaagaaaaaggaaaaagttaAACATAAATGATTTACATACAACAG TAGCCAACAAAGCTGTGTCCAAGAAGGTTTGGAGTTCAACAGAGGTGCCCAGATCGTCCAGAGACATGAATGAGCTGGATGTTGTGCTGTTTGAGTGTGAGAAAGTTTATGAAGAGTACAG AGAAACTGTTGATTCAAATGCCGATATGAAAGCAATTGATCTTTTCTTCGCTTGTTATAAAGAACAGCTCACAACATCC ATAGAAGATGTTCAGAAGATGAAAaacattaagaagaaaaatgcaAAG ATGCAACTGGAAATtggaaggaaaaagaaaagactgatTGAAGTCAAAGGTGAAGTGATAGA gaATGAGTCGAAGCTGAAGCAGCTCCAAAAGACCTACAAAGAGCTTCAGGAGAAACAATCTGCACTGAAAAAAGCAAAAGAGTTTCTCTCTGGTCTCGGAGAGCTGCGGAAAGACTACCTGAAGTTCAGAGAAGAAAACCCAGAAGCTAAAGAAACT TACGGGATGTCAAGCCTGCCTGCTCTTCTGCTACAATCGCAAACCATCATGAATGCAGAGAAACATCTCCATGATATTAACGCTACGCTGGAGAGTTTTATTGCAGGGGAGAAAGATGTGTGTTAA
- the CENPU gene encoding centromere protein U isoform X4: MERGGKRRINRQPEGQDNTKTVPPKSPKQKSPYVKKMLIPPEISAILKEPEDLSQDYNEEDYFDPPFHSTAVYAEGEEPLEKEVSKEKSLKQQLLITSWTQQKSKIVATPRSESGKVVRNRTVQDKIIQKTPKATKKAESQVPDAELPHAVESPNSASAEATRPPPISPKENRQGKHTNKSLISRKALSKVKECAPTSGKMPKKAALASRATPKAKTKRRKSIQPQEPKPSRVTNSEDDVVEEEMNASCVPPKSSRRRRKSSNLVASKKKQSLAKERLDPHTPGSENSESEDQVPSKEPHRRPSNKDVTSNNAESQGSEDEASLSVSDNSAGLSQTLPNKNKRKPNGHQETPKKGQDKSPERKRKKLNINDLHTTVANKAVSKKVWSSTEVPRSSRDMNELDVVLFECEKVYEEYRETVDSNADMKAIDLFFACYKEQLTTSIEDVQKMKNIKKKNAKMQLEIGRKKKRLIEVKGEVIENESKLKQLQKTYKELQEKQSALKKAKEFLSGLGELRKDYLKFREENPEAKETYGMSSLPALLLQSQTIMNAEKHLHDINATLESFIAGEKDVC; this comes from the exons ATGGAAAGAGGCGGGAAGCGGCGTATAAACAGACAG CCAGAAGGTCAAGATAATACCAAAACTGTGCCGCCGAAATCCCCAAAACAGAAGTCCccgtatgtgaaaaaaatgctcaTTCCTCCTGAAATTTCTGCTATTTTAAAGGAGCCTGAAGATTTATCACAGGATTACAACGAAGAGGATTATTTTG ACCCTCCTTTCCATAGCACAGCTGTGTATGCCGAGGGGGAGGAACCATTGGAAAAAGAAGTGTCTAAAGAAAAATCCCTCAAGCAACAGCTACTGATTACCTCCTGGACCCAACAGAAAAG TAAAATTGTTGCTACCCCTAGAAGTGAATCCGGGAAAGTTGTAAGAAATCGAACAGTACAGGACAAGATCATACAGAAAACTCCAAAG GCAACAAAGAAAGCAGAATCTCAGGTGCCAGATGCTGAGCTGCCTCATGCTGTTGAATCTCCCAACAGTGCGTCTGCAGAAGCAACTCGCCCACCACCGATCTCCCCTAAAGAGAACCGACAaggaaaacacacaaataaaagctTG ATATCACGAAAAGCACTATCCAAGGTGAAAGAATGTGCACCTACGTCAGGCAAAATGCCAAAGAAAGCAGCACTCGCATCTCGGGCAACTCCTAAAGCCAAAACTAAAAGACGAAAATCAATTCAACCTCAG GAACCCAAGCCTTCTCGTGTCACTAATTCTGAAGACGATGTAGTTGAAGAAGAAATGAATGCGTCGTGTGTTCCTCCTAAAAGCAGCAGGCGTAGAAGAAAATCAAGTAACCTTGTG gcatcaaaaaaaaagcaatctcTAGCGAAAGAACGTTTAGATCCTCATACACCTGGCTCTGAAAACAGTGAGTCCGAAGATCAAGTCCCTTCTAAAGAACCTCATAGAAGACCATCAAATAAAGATGTG ACATCGAACAATGCAGAATCCCAGGGGAGTGAGGATGAAGCCTCACTCAGCGTGTCTGATAATTCCGCAGGCCTGTCCCAGACCCTacctaacaaaaataaaaggaaacctAATGGCCATCAG GAGACTCCCAAAAAAGGGCAGGACAAATCCccagaaagaaaaaggaaaaagttaAACATAAATGATTTACATACAACAG TAGCCAACAAAGCTGTGTCCAAGAAGGTTTGGAGTTCAACAGAGGTGCCCAGATCGTCCAGAGACATGAATGAGCTGGATGTTGTGCTGTTTGAGTGTGAGAAAGTTTATGAAGAGTACAG AGAAACTGTTGATTCAAATGCCGATATGAAAGCAATTGATCTTTTCTTCGCTTGTTATAAAGAACAGCTCACAACATCC ATAGAAGATGTTCAGAAGATGAAAaacattaagaagaaaaatgcaAAG ATGCAACTGGAAATtggaaggaaaaagaaaagactgatTGAAGTCAAAGGTGAAGTGATAGA gaATGAGTCGAAGCTGAAGCAGCTCCAAAAGACCTACAAAGAGCTTCAGGAGAAACAATCTGCACTGAAAAAAGCAAAAGAGTTTCTCTCTGGTCTCGGAGAGCTGCGGAAAGACTACCTGAAGTTCAGAGAAGAAAACCCAGAAGCTAAAGAAACT TACGGGATGTCAAGCCTGCCTGCTCTTCTGCTACAATCGCAAACCATCATGAATGCAGAGAAACATCTCCATGATATTAACGCTACGCTGGAGAGTTTTATTGCAGGGGAGAAAGATGTGTGTTAA
- the CENPU gene encoding centromere protein U isoform X3 produces the protein MERGGKRRINRQPEGQDNTKTVPPKSPKQKSPYVKKMLIPPEISAILKEPEDLSQDYNEEDYFDPPFHSTAVYAEGEEPLEKEVSKEKSLKQQLLITSWTQQKSKIVATPRSESGKVVRNRTVQDKIIQKTPKATKKAESQVPDAELPHAVESPNSASAEATRPPPISPKENRQGKHTNKSLISRKALSKVKECAPTSGKMPKKAALASRATPKAKTKRRKSIQPQQTSHTPRSPVQEPKPSRVTNSEDDVVEEEMNASCVPPKSSRRRRKSSNLVASKKKQSLAKERLDPHTPGSENSESEDQVPSKEPHRRPSNKDVTSNNAESQGSEDEASLSVSDNSAGLSQTLPNKNKRKPNGHQETPKKGQDKSPERKRKKLNINDLHTTANKAVSKKVWSSTEVPRSSRDMNELDVVLFECEKVYEEYRETVDSNADMKAIDLFFACYKEQLTTSIEDVQKMKNIKKKNAKMQLEIGRKKKRLIEVKGEVIENESKLKQLQKTYKELQEKQSALKKAKEFLSGLGELRKDYLKFREENPEAKETYGMSSLPALLLQSQTIMNAEKHLHDINATLESFIAGEKDVC, from the exons ATGGAAAGAGGCGGGAAGCGGCGTATAAACAGACAG CCAGAAGGTCAAGATAATACCAAAACTGTGCCGCCGAAATCCCCAAAACAGAAGTCCccgtatgtgaaaaaaatgctcaTTCCTCCTGAAATTTCTGCTATTTTAAAGGAGCCTGAAGATTTATCACAGGATTACAACGAAGAGGATTATTTTG ACCCTCCTTTCCATAGCACAGCTGTGTATGCCGAGGGGGAGGAACCATTGGAAAAAGAAGTGTCTAAAGAAAAATCCCTCAAGCAACAGCTACTGATTACCTCCTGGACCCAACAGAAAAG TAAAATTGTTGCTACCCCTAGAAGTGAATCCGGGAAAGTTGTAAGAAATCGAACAGTACAGGACAAGATCATACAGAAAACTCCAAAG GCAACAAAGAAAGCAGAATCTCAGGTGCCAGATGCTGAGCTGCCTCATGCTGTTGAATCTCCCAACAGTGCGTCTGCAGAAGCAACTCGCCCACCACCGATCTCCCCTAAAGAGAACCGACAaggaaaacacacaaataaaagctTG ATATCACGAAAAGCACTATCCAAGGTGAAAGAATGTGCACCTACGTCAGGCAAAATGCCAAAGAAAGCAGCACTCGCATCTCGGGCAACTCCTAAAGCCAAAACTAAAAGACGAAAATCAATTCAACCTCAG CAGACATCACACACACCACGGTCTCCCGTGCAGGAACCCAAGCCTTCTCGTGTCACTAATTCTGAAGACGATGTAGTTGAAGAAGAAATGAATGCGTCGTGTGTTCCTCCTAAAAGCAGCAGGCGTAGAAGAAAATCAAGTAACCTTGTG gcatcaaaaaaaaagcaatctcTAGCGAAAGAACGTTTAGATCCTCATACACCTGGCTCTGAAAACAGTGAGTCCGAAGATCAAGTCCCTTCTAAAGAACCTCATAGAAGACCATCAAATAAAGATGTG ACATCGAACAATGCAGAATCCCAGGGGAGTGAGGATGAAGCCTCACTCAGCGTGTCTGATAATTCCGCAGGCCTGTCCCAGACCCTacctaacaaaaataaaaggaaacctAATGGCCATCAG GAGACTCCCAAAAAAGGGCAGGACAAATCCccagaaagaaaaaggaaaaagttaAACATAAATGATTTACATACAACAG CCAACAAAGCTGTGTCCAAGAAGGTTTGGAGTTCAACAGAGGTGCCCAGATCGTCCAGAGACATGAATGAGCTGGATGTTGTGCTGTTTGAGTGTGAGAAAGTTTATGAAGAGTACAG AGAAACTGTTGATTCAAATGCCGATATGAAAGCAATTGATCTTTTCTTCGCTTGTTATAAAGAACAGCTCACAACATCC ATAGAAGATGTTCAGAAGATGAAAaacattaagaagaaaaatgcaAAG ATGCAACTGGAAATtggaaggaaaaagaaaagactgatTGAAGTCAAAGGTGAAGTGATAGA gaATGAGTCGAAGCTGAAGCAGCTCCAAAAGACCTACAAAGAGCTTCAGGAGAAACAATCTGCACTGAAAAAAGCAAAAGAGTTTCTCTCTGGTCTCGGAGAGCTGCGGAAAGACTACCTGAAGTTCAGAGAAGAAAACCCAGAAGCTAAAGAAACT TACGGGATGTCAAGCCTGCCTGCTCTTCTGCTACAATCGCAAACCATCATGAATGCAGAGAAACATCTCCATGATATTAACGCTACGCTGGAGAGTTTTATTGCAGGGGAGAAAGATGTGTGTTAA